Proteins from one Rosa chinensis cultivar Old Blush chromosome 7, RchiOBHm-V2, whole genome shotgun sequence genomic window:
- the LOC112180571 gene encoding NAC domain-containing protein 104 encodes MADNPSQLPPGFRFFPTDEELVVHFLQRKAALLPLHPDVIPDLDLCPYDPWELNGKALCEGKQWYFYSRRTQNRVTSNGYWKPLGTEEPVISFTSNNKVGIKRYFGFYVGEAPLGIQTNWTMHEYRLSADSDTYASSSTTRSSKRRGHRKAVNEYSGYVLCRVYECDEDEDDDGTELSCLDEVYLSLDDLDEISFPN; translated from the exons ATGGCAGATAACCCTTCTCAGCTCCCTCCTGGTTTTCGATTTTTCCCAACAGATGAAGAGCTCGTTGTCCATTTCCTTCAACGCAAGGCAGCTCTCTTACCCCTCCACCCCGATGTCATTCCTGATCTCGATCTCTGTCCATACGATCCATGGGAGCTAAATG GTAAGGCTCTGTGTGAGGGTAAGCAGTGGTACTTCTATAGCAGGAGGACGCAAAATCGGGTTACGAGTAATGGATACTGGAAGCCATTAGGTACCGAGGAACCTGTCATATCTTTTACTTCTAACAACAAAGTTGGAATCAAAAGATACTTCGGGTTCTACGTGGGAGAAGCTCCTTTGGGGATCCAAACAAACTGGACAATGCATGAGTATCGTCTCTCTGCAGATTCTGATACTTATGCCTCTTCCTCCACCACTAGATCATCGAAGAGAAGAGGGCATCGGAAAGCAGTTAAT GAATATAGCGGATACGTGTTGTGTCGAGTTTATGAGTGCGACGAAGATGAGGACGATGATGGGACAGAGCTTTCATGTTTGGACGAGGTGTACTTATCTTTGGATGATCTTGATGAAATAAGTTTTCCAAACTAA